A stretch of the Vibrio aphrogenes genome encodes the following:
- a CDS encoding sodium/sugar symporter, whose amino-acid sequence MSHIENGLGTIDIMVFAIYVAIIIGVGLWVSRDKKGTQKSTEDYFLAGKSLPWWAVGASLIAANISAEQFIGMSGSGFSIGLAIASYEWMAAITLIIVGKYFLPIFIEKGIYTIPEFVEKRFNKNLKTILAIFWIALYIFVNLTSVLYLGGLALQTILGIPLMYSIIGLAVFALVYSIYGGLSAVVWTDVIQVFFLVLGGLLTTYVAVDFIGGADGWFSGLTKMADAAPGHFEMILDQSNPQYMNLPGIAVLIGGLWVANLYYWGFNQYIIQRTLAAKSVPEAQKGILFAAFLKLIVPFLVVIPGIAAYVITSSPELMAQLGNVATHNLPSMAHADKAYPWLTQFLPVGFKGIVFAALAAAIVSSLASMLNSTATIFTMDIYKEYIAPNTGDHKLVNVGRITAIVSLIIACLIAPMLSNLGQAFQYIQEYTGLVSPGILAVFLLGLFWKKTTSKGAVTGVVLSIPFALFLKFMPLNMPFMDQMLYTLLFTMAVIAFTSLSSSENDDDPKGISLTASVFKTDSSFNIAAYIIVIILAVLYSVFW is encoded by the coding sequence ATGTCGCATATAGAAAACGGGTTAGGTACCATCGACATTATGGTGTTTGCTATTTATGTAGCCATCATTATCGGTGTTGGTCTTTGGGTTTCCAGAGACAAAAAAGGGACGCAAAAAAGTACAGAAGATTACTTCCTTGCTGGTAAATCTCTTCCATGGTGGGCGGTGGGGGCATCATTGATTGCTGCCAATATTTCCGCAGAACAATTCATCGGGATGTCAGGTTCTGGCTTCTCAATCGGTTTAGCTATTGCCTCTTATGAATGGATGGCGGCCATCACATTAATCATTGTCGGTAAATACTTCCTGCCAATTTTTATTGAGAAAGGCATTTATACAATTCCAGAATTTGTTGAAAAACGCTTTAACAAAAATTTAAAAACGATCTTGGCGATATTTTGGATTGCACTTTATATCTTTGTGAATTTAACCTCCGTACTTTACCTTGGTGGTCTAGCACTGCAAACCATTCTAGGTATTCCATTGATGTACTCTATCATTGGCCTCGCTGTTTTTGCTTTAGTGTATTCCATTTATGGTGGTTTATCAGCGGTAGTGTGGACAGACGTTATTCAAGTATTCTTCCTTGTATTAGGAGGCTTATTAACCACTTACGTCGCCGTTGATTTTATTGGTGGTGCGGATGGATGGTTCAGCGGCTTAACTAAAATGGCAGATGCGGCACCGGGCCACTTTGAAATGATCTTAGATCAAAGTAATCCACAATACATGAACCTTCCCGGAATTGCGGTTCTGATTGGTGGCTTATGGGTGGCTAACCTGTATTACTGGGGCTTTAACCAATATATCATTCAACGTACATTAGCAGCTAAATCGGTTCCTGAAGCTCAAAAAGGTATTTTATTTGCTGCATTTTTGAAACTAATCGTTCCCTTCTTGGTAGTGATCCCTGGGATTGCAGCATATGTGATTACCTCATCACCGGAATTAATGGCCCAATTAGGCAACGTGGCAACCCATAACCTGCCATCCATGGCGCATGCGGATAAAGCTTACCCTTGGTTAACTCAGTTCTTACCTGTTGGCTTTAAAGGTATTGTATTTGCCGCCTTAGCTGCCGCTATTGTCTCATCACTTGCCTCAATGCTGAACTCAACCGCAACTATTTTCACCATGGATATTTATAAAGAGTACATCGCTCCAAATACAGGTGATCACAAACTGGTGAATGTGGGTCGTATTACGGCTATCGTATCACTGATCATTGCGTGTTTAATTGCACCAATGTTAAGTAACTTAGGCCAAGCCTTCCAATACATTCAAGAATATACTGGCCTTGTTAGCCCAGGGATCTTAGCGGTCTTCTTACTTGGCTTATTCTGGAAGAAAACCACCAGCAAAGGTGCGGTAACAGGTGTTGTACTTTCAATCCCATTTGCTTTGTTCCTAAAATTCATGCCATTAAACATGCCATTTATGGACCAAATGCTCTACACCTTGCTATTTACTATGGCCGTGATTGCTTTCACGAGTTTGAGCTCTTCGGAAAATGACGATGATCCAAAAGGGATCAGCCTAACCGCTTCCGTCTTCAAAACCGATTCAAGTTTCAACATTGCCGCTTATATCATTGTGATTATCCTTGCCGTTCTCTACTCAGTATTCTGGTAA